A section of the Eriocheir sinensis breed Jianghai 21 chromosome 62, ASM2467909v1, whole genome shotgun sequence genome encodes:
- the LOC126986546 gene encoding uncharacterized protein LOC126986546 gives MTFMTLDRLPPMIHCHCVLALRTVTQFRRCYTAHHGQYEKDSNHYPILVPPSPPFIILVPPSPPFIILVPPSPPLIILVPPSPTFRILVPESPPFPILVPPSPPFIILVPPSPPFIILVPPSPPFIILVPPSPPFIILVPPSPPFIILVPPSPPFIIIVPPSPPFIILVSPSPPFIILVPCPHLHHPCAPCPHLHHPCAPSPPFIILVPLSPPSSSLCPVPTSSSLCPVPTPHHPCAPVPTPHHPCAPSPPSSSLCPCPHLHHPCAPVPTLPHPSFIILVPLSPPFPILVPLSPPSLPCAPVPTLPILVPPPPFIILVPRPHPSSSLCPRPHPSPSLCPRPHLHPCAPVPTLHPCALSPPFIILVPRPHPSSSLCPRPHPSSSLCPRPHPSSSFALSPPFIILVPRPHPSSSLCPVPTLHHPCALSPPSSSLCPCPHPSSSLCPCPHPSHPCAPVPTLPHPCVPVPTLPHP, from the exons ATGACATTTATGACTCTCGATAGGTTGCCTCCCATGATTCACTGCCACTGTGTCCTCGCTTTAAGAACTGTGACACAATTTCGGCGTTGCTACACGGCTCATCACGGCCAGTATGAAAAAGACAGTAACCACTACCCCATCCTTGTGCCCCCGTCCCCACCCTTCATCATCCTTGTGCCCCCGTCCCCACCCTTCATCATCCTTGtgcccccttccccacccctcatcATCCTTGTGCCCCCGTCCCCAACCTTCCGCATCCTTGTGCCCGagtccccacccttccccatccttgTGCCCCCGTCCCCACCCTTCATCATCCTTGTGCCCCCGTCCCCACCCTTCATCATCCTTGTGCCCCCGTCCCCACCCTTCATCATCCTTGTGCCCCCGTCCCCACCCTTCATCATCCTTGTGCCCCCGTCCCCACCCTTCATCATCCTTGTGCCACCGTCCCCACCCTTCATCATCATTGTGCCCCCGTCCCCACCCTTCATCATCCTTGTGTCCCCGTCCCCACCCTTCATCATCCTTGTGCCCTGTCCCCACCTTCATCATCCTTGTGCCCCCTGTCCCCACCTTCATCATCCTTGTGCCCCGTCCCCACCCTTCATCATCCTTGTGCCCCTGTCCCCACCCTCATCATCCTTGTGCCCTGTCCCCACCTCATCATCCTTGTGCCCTGTCCCCACCCCTCATCATCCTTGTGCCCCTGTCCCCACCCCTCATCATCCTTGTGCCCCGTCCCCACCCTCATCATCCTTGTGCCCCTGTCCCCACCTTCATCATCCTTGTGCCCctgtccccacccttccccatcctt CCTTCATCATCCTTGTGCCCctgtccccacccttccccatccttgTGCCCCTgtccccaccttcccttccttgtgcCCCTGTCCCCACCCTTCCCATCCTTGTGCCCCCCCCACCCTTCATCATCCTTGTGCCCCGTCCCCACCCTTCATCATCCTTGTGCCCccgtccccacccttccccatccttgTGCCCCCGTCCCCACCTTCATCCTTGTGCCCCCGTCCCCACCCTTCATCCTTGTGCCCTGTCCCCACCCTTCATCATCCTTGTGCCCCGTCCCCACCCTTCATCATCCTTGTGCCCCCGTCCCCACCCTTCATCATCCTTGTGCCCCCGTCCCCACCCTTCATCATCCTTTGCCCTGTCCCCACCCTTCATCATCCTCGTGCCCCGTCCCCACCCCTCATCATCCTTGTGCCCCGTCCCCACCCTTCATCATCCTTGTGCCCTGTCCCCACCCTCATCATCCTTGTGCCCCTGTCCCCACCCTTCATCATCCTTGTGCCCCTGTCCCCACCCTTCCCATCCTTGTGCCCCagtccccacccttccccatccttgTGTCCCCGTCCCCACCCTTCCTCATCCGTGA